From Daucus carota subsp. sativus chromosome 6, DH1 v3.0, whole genome shotgun sequence:
AGGGTGAGATTTGGGCTATGTACCAAAACTGGAGTTGCAAGTGGGGCCCCGGTGATTATGAAAATTACAAGTGTTGGATTGTGGAGATTCTATCAGATTTTTCAGTAGATGAAAGAATGGTGGTAGTTAGATTGGGCGAAGTGAAGGGTTGTCTTACTTTCTTCCAGAGGATTCAGCGTGACGGGTTTGACATGTCTCGTGTAGTTTTAAAGACTGATATACTTGGCTTCTCTCACCAAATTCCTGCTTTCAGAGTTCCGGGAATCGGACGATATGGAATACCTGAAAATTCTTGGCATTTGGAGCCAAATGCTTTACCTCCTCCTTTCCGTAAGTGAATCCGGACCTTGACCTTGTACCATGTACTCAGTAGCTTTAGTTTTTAAAGTGCACCGGAATCTTGACGATTCAGCGgccttttttttttgtgggtAATTTGTGTTATCTGCATTAGCTTCCTTTGACAGCTTATGTAGAGGACAGTAGAAATAAATCTGACATAAATTGAGCTTTCGTAGGTCAAAGCCTAGTGTAAGTTGTCTGGATACAATGTGTCCAGAAATTGAAGAATGTTGTGTTggattaatttttaaagttcCAGACTACCATTTTAGGTTACATTCGTTTTTTCCCCCTGGTTTTGAACGCACGAATAACCCTGTACTTCTGTGctagataatttttttgatatttctgtAGCATATCTTGCATGACTTTGCGAGGTCACAAAATTTAAGTATGaggatcttttttttttgttctgttTAGAATATACCATTCGCGGACTAGTAAACAGGAATCTATAAAGAGAATGACTACAACGCACTTTATCCCCCCTCTCCTAGAATTTTCTTGGTCATCTAGCCAAGTGTTTTATATTACATATCAGCTTTAAATTCCTTTGTTACATCTGTGCACTCCTCTGGTTTCATTTAtcctaaattatttttcaaacctGACAAGGGGATGTGATTTTGGGAAGGATGAGTTTTTGCATTTAAGAAGTGGTTGTTCAtgtttgtaaaatatgttctagCATATAGTCTCTGAATCCACTGTGTAAAAATAGTGTCTTTTGCTCTGAATTGCATGTCCAGAAGAACCACACACCCCGGCTTTGACCAGGGctatctaatttatttatttttgaagagAAATCCTATTTTTAGATAATAATTAACCTAATTATCTTCTTATaccttgtttatttatattttaaacccaactaagatttattttattagattttaaaaaaaaaacttattcaAACACTGTCATCATGTATAATGATGATAATGTTTGATATGCTTGAGGGTGCAGGTTAGGTTAATTAAAAACTGGGTATTTTTGTGAATCCAAGTGCCATCCTCATTTCATATACCGTAAAAGGTGAATGAGGGCACTCTGACCAGTTTTCTCTTTtagattaatataataattagtttaaGAATATGCATTTTTAACCATAGTGTTTATCAAttatgtttagttatttatttatttacttcaTCCTTTTAAATTTATTGACAGACAAGTTCCACAAGCTTGTACAGCAGATATGAAATGGGTgaaatttcatataaaattttacactaATTTTCATTAAGTGTTattctttaattacaaatcaatgtgaaaatttatgtaatatgaTTATATTGCATAGAATTCTAGTCTTCgcttttattgataaaaaagaaattacAAGCCCAATAACGTCAAAAGAGACGGTGGTAATTTGAAGCAAATCATGGAGGATATCAAGGCATCACAAGAAACTTCAATCCACATTTCCCCAAACAACACAATACAAAAACTTCATATTAACACATTCAAGTGAACATATACAATATGGAAGGTGAACCCAGCCTTTACAACACTTGCTTCTAAGAAGTAAGAACAGTTACATATTTGCCCCACAGGAGAACTTGGCAATGACAGACGTAACTTGGACAGTTTAGATTGCGGCTCAAAGTGAAAGCCTAGCAAAATGTAGCTCCAGTTCCTCGTCTTGAGATGCAGACTTAACTTAAACACGCATTGCTATTCACAGGGAAAGCCCAGCAAAAAGCAGCTCCAGTTCCTCGTCTTGAGATGTTGTTCTCTGGtgaaatataacaaaaataaggGAGGTTCTAATTTGCAAAACACACACATTTTTAACAAGTTGAAGTACTGAAGTGGTTAGTGACCATTAGTAAGACCTCATGTTTTCACCTGTCCATTGCAAATCCTAGTAACTATGGTTTAAACTTTCACAGAAAAAACGTAAGCACAAGCATTCAAACCTTTGTCAATTTTTAATCCCAAAAGCTGACTTTTATCCGAAATAGGATGCATCTTTGACAAAAACTGCCATATATAACATAACTCCAAATCTGAGGGAAACATGAACCTTCAGTCCTGTCCTTGGTGATAGATCAAGTACTAGTTAAGTTAGTGATTTGTGCCCCTGTCGTAACTTGTGTGCTTACAAGTCGGTAGTTCTATTATATCGCATGTAATGATCTAACTCAGGCAAACCAGTCAAGTTGTGAACATTCTATAGTCTACTGGTGGATTTACAGGGCAGGTGCACACTTCAAATTTTGCAAACTTATGAAAACTGCAATAATCTTATGAAATATGATActtgagcatctccaacccaacaccaaaacTCTAAAATGGTGTAACTTTTGGGTGCAAAATCTACTCCAATCCAACTCCAAAATGGTGCAAAAAATTTCTTAGTAGATATCGACAAATCAAAGATAAAAAAGCTCATATTGAAATTTGTAATGCCTTGATCAAGCACATATGGGAAGAACACATGAATTCATATAATTAAGCTGGCCTAATATGCaacactgttgtttctgctaGTCTTATTTCTTGTACACTTTTGTAATAGTAGTTCTTCTATGTTCACTGTTGTAGTAGCAAGTTTTCTATGCCCTGGCAGTGTAGTAACACTGTTATTGTAATTTGCTATTATCCTCCTTAATGTGTGTTTCATAGTTTGACCCCTCATTTCCTGCATGCTGTTAAGTGTGGTGCCAGTAGTTTACTGGTTGAAAGTTTGATATTTGCATACGCTAGGATCGGCAATTGTTTTACAAGGGTGCATGACTTCATTGCTATTTTTCTCCTCCATGTACATTTCATAGTTTGCATCCTGTATACTGTTAGTTTTACTAGTTACTCAGAAATTAAACTAGACACCTCAGGCACCTATGATCAAACTGTATTGCAAGCTTGAGCTCCCATTAATATAAATGGCCATCATATTATCACCTGCTAGAAGCTCATATTGTCCtactcacaaaaatatatatatatatataaaaaatttgatcaaGTTAGAATATTCCATTTTATATGTAAAAGAATACTTTTGCTGTAAAATATAGTGTCAATAGGTTGGAGATGGTGTACTACTCTTGTGTACATGGTTAAGATTCCCTTTTCTATCTTTAAAACTTCCGGTGTCGTTAAATCGCTTTTTTACACCAAAGTCATTAACATTTACACCATTTTGGTGGCATAGGTTGGAGATGGTCTTAGCACATGACTTTGGGGTTTTGACATAAATCCATCACATTTAAAGCAGAACATAACCAACTATTAGCCAGACAGAGTGAGCAAAAAATTCTTTCCAAGCAACATTCCAGTACCTGAACGGACAGAAGCTGCATAATTTTGCTAAGAACGCGTGAACGATGAACAACGTAACTGCTATTTGAGGGTAATTGGTTAAGCCTCCTCATTTCTTCATTAACCGCAGCCTTCTTCCCTTCAACTCCCAATTGTTTAAATCCATCATTGTTCCGAGAAGTAGGCGCCTGCTTGTTGTGATTAAAGGCGCTACCAGGATTATATTGATTAACTTGATCCATTCCTGCAGTACCTTAAGACCCTaacaaacattaaatttagaaaGAAACACCAGTATTAGGCCTGtactagttttaatttttacataAAGCATCCAAAGTAATTCAACTTTAATCCAGTATATGCATATGAAATTTCAGAAAATGATAATTTGTAAAGGAAATAATCAACCACATAATAACACACAAAGTAATTAATAGAATAATTTTGATAAACATAGACACATAAAATAACACACGAAAGTATGTATAGTGTATACAAAGCTGCAGAAGAATATCATACCTTGATTGACTTGTGAGCTTTGAGAGATTAGAAATTCTATGGATTCGCCAGGTAAGGTCTGATTCTATTGGGGTTTTTCAGGTATCGTCTTTCCGGGTATTAAGAACCAAATGGGTTGcaacaaaacaaataatttttaattttttataggaaaagtagataatatttataataaacaattaatcatatctatactattatatatacttatatataataagcgtaagggagataatttggtcgcatggtcacatggtccaaaagcttatcatccgttggatcgtatattgaacaaataagtaccgttagattagaacaatattaacttctatttttataaggcaactgatatgcatgtttataattccttttctgaatccaaaacaaattctgtctttcacatgtttatgatttttttaatccaagataaatatttcctatcagctttaattgtagaatcatataaattgcaccgtcacaaaattatttttatctaatatattttaaaattaataagccggatattttaattcaaaataaatatttcctatcagttttaattgtagaatcatataaatcgcactgtcacaaaattatttttatcaaatatattttaaaattagtaagccaaatttaaatcatattataataattcttatataaaatacatttataaatataatctaatggaagttgatGTCACATATtcttctcaatatatattaaaatttgatagaaaatatataatactttggcatgatacataagagaaaagtaatggcttgattacaatagtttactTGAAGTCATTAATGAGTGTGACGGTGTATTTTATACCGCATcgtcggatgatccaacatttgtaatcagttttttttacagaaacaagtagaacctatatatttttacaatagttctgacttacaaacaaatcataatttcaaattttattaatgaaaattttaatttattatttataaattaaattctttcacaccacttacaatatatttaaaaagtttataaataattaaaaagttcccgtgccttgcacgggctataagctagtactattaaagccgaaacattaaaagtttggtcggtcggtacttgggccgaattgGGCCTATTTATAcaattaattattctttttaacccAAACATATCTTCTTttctatattttctaactaaaacaactcaatcttctaaattaACATTGAGCAACATACTAATaaccttttttaactaaaacacatcatttttttagatttttaaactaaaacgctgattttctaaaataaaacgGGCagcataatataaaaagataatattaatatatataattataaataaataatcgatgatatttttcaactacaattaaaattatttttaaatactctaatgaccTCACAATAAtaccgaaatattaaaaatttagtcaTTCGATTGGTATTTGACCTTACggacctccttaatttataaatgttctaatattttttattattatctatttagcaaaattgtgaaaaaattaaaattttggttgTATGATTGGTCaaaaccaaaatattaaaaacttggTCATTAGTAttttgacggacttaactattaagaatttattcaactgttaaataaaagatttattATACCACATTATTctgtcataattttatttttacaataaaattagttaaatctaaaatatatacggtaaaataataaatattatatccgcccgtgctttgcacgggttataagctagtatgcTGTATTATTGAAGTCGAAATATTTTGATCGGTAAGACTAACTTActtgtaataattttattgtgttttttaattataattaaaatatatttaaatattattattaaaacttaacattttttgccaaattttaaataaaataaatagaaaattgAATTTTTGTTACTCaaataagttttttattttaagagaatAAATTTAACCCAGAAAGGCCCTGTATCCTGGTATGGTCTGGCACTATGTAATTGacatcatatataaattttttcagATGTCAATCTTGGaggggcaccaagcaaattttcaaaaaatacttatatatttttaaattttagagacatttttataattttgtaaaatttaaaattgtgataAAATTAGGGGGACACGTGTTCTCGTGTCTCAGCTATGAGATGACCTTAAGGCAATGATGATGAGAACTACTGTTATGTTGCTAAAAGAAATAACAAAGATCACACAACTAGAGTAGAGCTCTCATCAATCTGTAACATGCATTATAATCATAAAGAATAACGATTCGTGCAAGTATATATTGCCAGATGCAAACGGCTTCAAGGCCATACTGTCCAGTTGCCTCATAGCTTATCTGCAATTTTCGTCAAAGCACCTGCAATCTTATCAAGAGCTGCAACTAGGTTCTCGTTTTGGTACCTCTGCTGATCCCTGTCCAGCTTATGATTCATATTTTGAGCCTCAAGGTGTGCATTGAAACTGCTAGCATTCCTTTCTAAAACTTTAACCAGTCTGTCTTCCAAATTGCCATCACGAGACTCAACTCGTGACATTCTTCTTCGCTTGCACCCCTCTTGAGATTGGAATTCCTTCCAATAACATGAGCCTGCCTGCTGCTCTTTTGAAGTACCTGAGGCttataatttcattaataacaaaaaagaaTAACTTGGTAACTCCAATACAAATGTCATCAGTAATTAGAAAAACAGAATTAGCATCATAAGAAGAAGGATATATTCATTAAGAAACATTAATCAACTACTATAGATTTTATTGTCATTATAGCATATTCAGTAACATGATCCCTCTAGCGAGAAAGTGCAGAtctttttctttgaaaaataactaGTGCATAGCCTTTAAGCCCTCCATTGCATATTTACTGAATGCATGAGTAGCTGCCTGTGTCCGTAAGTACAATACATTCCACAGGCGGAACTATGTGATAATAACACATGTACAGTTttgcatatatattttcataaattttctacTGATTCGGTGCCATTGTGCCTCGTGTGAGTTAGCTTCTACACTTTAAAAGATTCTGCTGTTAAACTTGTCAGAGCATGAAATTCATATGTTCTTAATAATTCTGGCAGAAGAAACGACCAAAAGATTGAAGTAACTAGTTGGTAATATGTTCAAGTGAGTAACAGTTACCTTGAATATAGTAGGGCTGACTGACTGGTCCATATTTTCTCTCTGCTTATCAGTTGAAAAATAATAGCATCATAAGATTGAAGGATTTGAACAAAACACTAAGTTAGGAAAACATCTATTTCATATGGCATATAAACAATTTCCAATTAATGCTCCAGGAATTGTGATGCAACTTTTGGTTCAACTCCCCCATTCACACACAAGATGTATATATACCGATGATTATCAGTATATGACAACAATTCCCACATAGTTACAATGCAGCATTTGCACCAGTTGTCTGATGACCATAATGTTATAAGTAGCAAATTTTGTTATTAGGTACCGTCTAcatttcacatgcatcacatgGCGCGAGTTTTACCCTTTGAGTGATTATAATGAAGCTCGCTTGTAGAGAAAATTAATCCTACGCAAACTAAATGCTTGATATGAGCTCGGTTGTTCTGTGCATATCTGTTCCTCTCCTTAACTTTGATTGATTTGTTATATACCTGTAGAAAACTAGCTCACGCTCGGATTTGAATGTCACATTTTGCTTAGTGTGATGTGCATCAAGTATTCTGTTTCTGCATTAACTTTTGCCATGTTTAAAGTTTATTTTTTGCATGCTATTCTTTCTCCTCTCAGTGTCATTTAcctaaaaaatctgaaattgaAGATTTTAAGGGTACCTGATATAGGTTTGGGAGAAGGAATTTTCTTTGCTGGATCATCTGCAGAAATTCTCTCCTTCCCATGGTTCCCATCTGTCTCCATCTGTCCCAACTCTTCAGAATCTGAAAACAGACCATCCTCAGCTGTGGCATGCCGAGCACTATCAAAGACA
This genomic window contains:
- the LOC108225236 gene encoding uncharacterized protein LOC108225236; its protein translation is MDQVNQYNPGSAFNHNKQAPTSRNNDGFKQLGVEGKKAAVNEEMRRLNQLPSNSSYVVHRSRVLSKIMQLLSVQRTTSQDEELELLFAGLSL